Within the Corynebacterium afermentans subsp. lipophilum genome, the region GCGGCTGCGGTGGTGCCGGCGGTGTCGTCGGACTCGTTGGAGCAGGCGACCAAGCCGGTGGTGGCCAGGGCAGCCGCGGCAACGGTTGCGAGGGTGCGCTTGATACGCATTGGGGTCTCCTTGGGTTGGGAATCTATGACGGGTCAGAATCTAGCACCCTATGTACCGCTTAGTCTATTTCTGGTCGAATTCCTTAACCGAGCTGTCTGTCGGGGTGGGCCTTTTCGCGAATCCAGCTAGTAAGGCCCAGCTATCCGACCCCTGGGGGCGATTAGCTGGATCCTTGTAGCTGGATTTGGCGGTGGCGGCTGCCGGCGGGTGGTGGCGGCGACCCGAAAGGGTACCGCTCGAACTAGTACACAGTTTCGAACAGTGGTAGCGTTCCCGCCATGAGGTTCAACGGGGGAGCGTCGCTGTCGTGGTCGCGGCTCGAGCGCATCCTCTCCGGCCGCCCCGGCCCGGAGCCGGTGCCGGTCGGACACACCGGCACACCCGCAGGCGCCGCGTACGGCAAAGCGCAGCCGGCACCCCCGCAGCAAGAACAATGCCTATCGACGACACCGTTCGCCGAGCTGCACGCCGTGAGCTCCTATAGCTTCCTCGGCGGGGCGAGCGAGCCGGAGGATTTGGTTGCCAGGGCTGTTGAGCTGGGGCTGAGTGCGGTGGGTCTGCTGGACCGGGACGGGTTTTACGGCGCGGTGAAGTTCGCGGAGGCGGCCGCCGCGGCCGGGCTGGACACTGTCTTCGGGGCGGAGCTGACGCTCGGCGAGACCGTCCTGCCCGTGATCGCCCGCGGGCCGGAGGGCTACAAGCGCCTGTCGCACCTGATGGCGGATGCGCACATGGCCACCCGCGAGAAGGACAAGGTGGCCTACCCGCCGCTGGAGATTATCGGCGATCAGCTGGGCGGCACCTGCGTCGTGCTCGCCGGCTGGCGGTGGGCGGGGGAAATCGACCACCTGGTCGACGTGTTCGGTGCGGACAATGTCGTGCTGGAGTACGAGGTGTCCATGACGCCGGAGGACGCGGACCGGCACGCAGCGCTGGACCGGGCGCGGGACGCGCACGCGGAAGAACACGCAGCGCAGCTCCCTGCCATCGTCACGGCGCTGCCTGCCGCGGCCACACGCGACCACGCCAGGCTGGCGCAGGCGAAGCGGGCGCTGGCCAGGCGCGAGTCGCTGGCCCAGGCGCACGGGGACCTGCACCCGATGGGGGCGAACTGGCTGCGCTCCGGCGACCAGCTCCAACGCATGTGCCCGGGCTGCGAGGACAAGCTCGCCTACAGTGTCGAGCTTGCTCGGGCGTGCGCGTTCACGCTCGACTTGGTCGCGCCGGAGCTGCCGCGCTACCCCACGCCGGACGGCCGCAGCGAGATGGACCACCTGCGAAATCTCACGCTGACGAGCGCGCAGTTTCGCTATGCGGCGCGCTCGCCGGAGGTGCGTCGTAAAGCAATGGCCCAAATCCGCTACGAGCTGGAGGTGATCGAGGAGCTGAACTTTCCCGGCTACTTCCTCATCGTGTACAACCTGGTGGATTTCTGTGCGAAGCAGAACATCATGTGCCAGGGGCGGGGCAGCGCGGCGAACTCGGCGGTGTGCTTCGCGCTGGGCATCACCAATGTGGAGCCGATCGAGGCAGGCCTGCTGTTCGAGCGTTTCTTATCCCCGGACCGCGACGGCCCGCCCGACATTGACTTAGACATCGAGTCGGGTCGGCGCGAAGAGGTGATCCAGTACGTCTACGACACCTACGGGCGCGACAACGCGGCGCAGGTGGCCAACGTGATCACGTACCGCACCAAGGGCGCGGTACGTGATGCAGCGCGTGCGCTGGGGTTTGCCCAAGGCGCGGCCGACAGTTGGGCGAAGGGGATGACGGAGGTGCCGGAGGCCGTCGAAAAGCTTGCGGCGCAATTCAAAGGGCAACCGCGCCATCTAGGCATCCACTCCGGCGGCATGGTGATCTGCGACCGCCCGATTGCGGATGTTGTGCCCGTGGAGTGGGCGCGGATGGAAAACCGCTCGGTGGTGCAGTGGGACAAGGACGACTGCGCCTCGGCCGGTCTGGTCAAATTCGATCTGCTCGGCCTGGGCATGCTGGAGGCGCTGCACCACATGGTGGACCTGGTGGAGGAGACCACGGGCCGCACGGTGCACCTGTGGGAGCTTCCGCTTGACGACGCCTCCGTGTACGACATGCTCTGCCGCGCCGA harbors:
- a CDS encoding error-prone DNA polymerase — encoded protein: MRFNGGASLSWSRLERILSGRPGPEPVPVGHTGTPAGAAYGKAQPAPPQQEQCLSTTPFAELHAVSSYSFLGGASEPEDLVARAVELGLSAVGLLDRDGFYGAVKFAEAAAAAGLDTVFGAELTLGETVLPVIARGPEGYKRLSHLMADAHMATREKDKVAYPPLEIIGDQLGGTCVVLAGWRWAGEIDHLVDVFGADNVVLEYEVSMTPEDADRHAALDRARDAHAEEHAAQLPAIVTALPAAATRDHARLAQAKRALARRESLAQAHGDLHPMGANWLRSGDQLQRMCPGCEDKLAYSVELARACAFTLDLVAPELPRYPTPDGRSEMDHLRNLTLTSAQFRYAARSPEVRRKAMAQIRYELEVIEELNFPGYFLIVYNLVDFCAKQNIMCQGRGSAANSAVCFALGITNVEPIEAGLLFERFLSPDRDGPPDIDLDIESGRREEVIQYVYDTYGRDNAAQVANVITYRTKGAVRDAARALGFAQGAADSWAKGMTEVPEAVEKLAAQFKGQPRHLGIHSGGMVICDRPIADVVPVEWARMENRSVVQWDKDDCASAGLVKFDLLGLGMLEALHHMVDLVEETTGRTVHLWELPLDDASVYDMLCRADSVGVFQVESRAQMGTLPRLKPRQFFDLVVEVALIRPGPIQGGSVHPYLRRRDGLEPVTYDHPVLEKSLGKTLGIPLFQEQLMQICVDAAGFSGREADALRRAMGSKRSPARMAALKSRFFEGCWRTNEIGSDVAEGLWQKIVAFAAYGFPESHSQSFASLVYFSAWFKRHYPAQFCVGLLRAQPMGFYSPQSLIQDARRHGVEVLPVCVNNSGREASCVDSSTIRVGLNLVRGLGVDAADRIEEAAPFDRIADLARRADLSVEHVEALARAGALDCFGVTRRQALWQAGVAATERDGMLPGLSSVVAPSLPGMNPFELMAADVAATGVTPGLMPVEMVRAVLSAQGVVPAAELLHGVEDGTRVRVAGVITHRQHPATAGGVTFLGMEDETGLINVVISVGLWNKQRVLARTAKALVVRGIVQNASGAVSVVADRLEPLAMGELLSRGSRDFR